One region of Juglans microcarpa x Juglans regia isolate MS1-56 chromosome 7S, Jm3101_v1.0, whole genome shotgun sequence genomic DNA includes:
- the LOC121240684 gene encoding putative pre-mRNA-splicing factor ATP-dependent RNA helicase DHX16: MKTVSGKVLSSKPVSLKKATSILSTFASADNGASPAICAYLRRALASFKELRHQEKEVGARRSERRHERPKQEVVSEVEAVPVNPTRSAEVSKAPSQKQKRHRLDSNISGSPVGKDDKPNQSVVSGPETSHGVGDNVGEKGKREKRGKNKQKGEFGEFRGNGGTGSNLKIEAEDDRGQETGEGDDGVVGTENQRKRDGKKKKKKDGDYVENVENDGFEEAKGKFRKKKIIEEIKEEIKEIGLDDSETAEQQSNKKKKKIKIDGDKFDNNGVGAEDKYDGSKMRIEEVKKESKKRKIEVEEKKVVDDSEEQWSKKKKRRKTD; the protein is encoded by the coding sequence ATGAAGACAGTCTCCGGTAAGGTACTCTCGTCGAAGCCAGTCTCTCTTAAGAAGGCGACCTCGATTCTCTCCACATTCGCATCAGCCGACAACGGCGCGTCTCCGGCAATCTGCGCCTACCTCCGACGCGCCCTGGCCTCGTTTAAGGAGCTGAGACATCAGGAGAAGGAGGTCGGAGCTCGACGTTCCGAGCGGAGGCACGAGAGGCCCAAACAGGAGGTCGTTAGCGAGGTGGAGGCAGTACCAGTGAACCCGACTCGGAGTGCCGAGGTGAGTAAGGCACCgagtcaaaaacaaaaaagacatcGACTGGATAGTAATATTAGCGGAAGTCCCGTTGGCAAGGATGATAAACCGAACCAGAGTGTTGTTTCCGGTCCGGAAACGAGTCATGGGGTTGGAGACAACGTGGGAgagaagggaaagagagagaaacggGGGAAGAATAAGCAGAAGGGTGAGTTTGGTGAATTCAGGGGTAATGGAGGTACTGGGAGTAATTTGAAAATCGAGGCGGAAGATGATCGGGGTCAAGAGACGGGTGAAGGAGATGATGGCGTAGTGGGGACGGAGAACCAGAGAAAGAGGGacggaaagaagaagaagaaaaaagatgggGATTAtgttgaaaatgttgaaaatgatGGGTTCGAAGAGGCAAAAGGGAAGTTcaggaagaagaaaattattgaagagattaaagaagaaattaaagagaTCGGTTTAGATGATTCGGAGACGGCGGAGCAGCAGagtaataaaaagaagaagaagattaaaATTGACGGCGATAAGTTTGATAACAATGGGGTTGGCGCTGAGGACAAATATGATGGAAGTAAAATGAGAATTGAAGAGGTAAAGAAGGAGAGcaagaagaggaagattgaGGTTGAAGAGAAAAAGGTGGTGGATGATTCAGAGGAGCAGTGgagtaagaagaagaagaggaggaaaacTGATTGA